One stretch of Oceanimonas pelagia DNA includes these proteins:
- the dnaX gene encoding DNA polymerase III subunit gamma/tau — MSYQVLARKWRPRRFAEVVGQQHVLTALVNALAQGRLHHAYLFSGTRGVGKTSIARLLAKALNCEGGVSADPCGQCASCQEIEQGRFVDLLEIDAASRTKVEDTRELLDNVQYQPARGRFKVYLIDEVHMLSRHSFNALLKTLEEPPPHVKFLLATTDPQKLPITILSRCLQFHLKSLEPALIDGQLQHILQQEQLAFEPEATAALARAADGSLRDALSLTDQALAFGNGQLQLAQVERMLGNLNREQLLALVEAVLAGDGAALLARVAELASLGPDYDHVHKELIAFWHQLALAQVVPAQGVPHADELNRLAPLVSADQIQLYYQICLQGRKDLPFAPDGRSALEMTLLRALAFVPQSAAASGPTPVTPSVTVTQPEPASAKKPEPVAAPAPNEDDEAMTARLEQEQAQIWQEAARMGKDVAGPVVTEEASAPFAPAPVASAPLGEPPAAAVASPVVAQVTGNGPQSVSAAEPAETTDSAPAPLVDEAAEQAARIRRLLQTRNRLLSQERSEVRAAPEPKVRTAPARPASPAVATPERPVAVASRPSAPAAPVAEGQAARPQDELPPLDAYNDMPWDDNEVPPWEPEGTPPPSAPSQPAPVRPAPVRVQPQAEAAPQAAVSPSVPRAVWNIKDGPEPLRPSQLLPQAEDDWARLVSQLPVGGLLRQLAMHSTLERDGERWQLWLRPQHKHLLSDKTREELQAMLVEHLGRPVTLSVALGEQGQTPAEVEQQLYLAARARARDEIEADDAVQFLISRFAAELDVDSIEPMAHVSTHQ, encoded by the coding sequence ATGAGTTATCAGGTTCTGGCCCGCAAGTGGCGTCCGCGCCGCTTTGCCGAGGTGGTGGGGCAGCAGCATGTGCTGACCGCCTTGGTGAACGCCCTGGCCCAGGGCCGGTTGCATCACGCCTACCTGTTCAGCGGCACCCGGGGGGTGGGCAAGACCTCCATCGCCCGGCTGCTGGCCAAGGCGCTCAACTGTGAGGGTGGGGTCAGCGCCGATCCTTGTGGCCAGTGTGCCAGCTGTCAGGAGATTGAGCAGGGGCGGTTTGTCGATCTGCTGGAAATCGACGCTGCCAGCCGCACCAAGGTGGAAGACACCCGCGAGCTGCTCGACAATGTGCAGTACCAGCCGGCCCGCGGCCGGTTCAAGGTGTATCTCATCGACGAGGTGCACATGCTCTCCCGCCACAGCTTTAACGCCCTGCTCAAGACGCTGGAAGAGCCGCCGCCCCATGTGAAGTTTTTGCTGGCTACCACGGATCCGCAAAAACTGCCCATTACCATTTTGTCCCGCTGTCTGCAGTTTCATCTCAAAAGCCTGGAGCCGGCGCTGATAGACGGCCAGTTGCAGCATATTCTGCAGCAGGAGCAACTGGCCTTTGAGCCCGAGGCCACAGCGGCCCTGGCCCGGGCCGCCGACGGCAGCCTGCGCGATGCGCTCAGTCTCACCGATCAGGCTCTGGCCTTTGGCAACGGCCAGTTGCAACTGGCTCAGGTGGAGCGCATGCTCGGCAACCTGAACCGGGAGCAGCTGCTGGCGCTGGTGGAGGCGGTGCTGGCCGGCGACGGTGCCGCCCTGCTGGCGCGGGTGGCGGAGCTGGCCAGCCTCGGACCGGACTATGACCATGTGCACAAGGAGCTGATCGCCTTCTGGCATCAGCTTGCTCTGGCCCAGGTGGTGCCGGCCCAGGGAGTGCCCCATGCCGATGAGCTGAACCGGCTGGCGCCTTTGGTGAGTGCGGATCAAATCCAGTTGTATTACCAGATTTGCCTGCAGGGCCGAAAGGATCTGCCCTTTGCCCCCGACGGTCGCTCGGCGCTGGAAATGACCCTGCTGCGCGCCCTGGCCTTTGTGCCTCAAAGCGCCGCTGCGAGCGGGCCAACCCCCGTTACTCCCTCTGTGACCGTTACTCAGCCGGAGCCTGCGTCTGCAAAAAAGCCCGAGCCGGTGGCCGCGCCGGCGCCGAATGAAGACGACGAGGCCATGACCGCCAGGCTCGAACAGGAGCAGGCGCAAATCTGGCAGGAGGCGGCGCGCATGGGCAAGGACGTTGCAGGCCCAGTGGTAACAGAGGAAGCCTCGGCACCGTTCGCGCCGGCACCGGTTGCCTCTGCGCCTTTGGGGGAGCCGCCGGCGGCCGCGGTGGCCAGCCCGGTTGTGGCGCAAGTCACCGGCAACGGGCCGCAGTCCGTCTCCGCAGCTGAGCCTGCAGAGACGACGGACTCCGCCCCCGCGCCACTGGTGGATGAAGCCGCCGAGCAGGCGGCACGCATTCGCCGGCTGCTGCAAACCCGTAACCGGCTGCTGAGCCAGGAGCGCAGCGAGGTCAGGGCCGCCCCCGAGCCAAAGGTTCGGACGGCACCAGCCCGGCCGGCCAGCCCGGCGGTGGCTACTCCGGAGCGCCCTGTGGCGGTGGCATCCCGGCCATCTGCCCCCGCCGCGCCGGTGGCCGAGGGGCAAGCTGCCCGGCCGCAAGACGAGCTGCCACCCCTGGATGCCTACAACGACATGCCCTGGGACGACAACGAGGTTCCGCCCTGGGAGCCGGAAGGCACACCGCCACCGTCCGCGCCGTCACAACCGGCGCCAGTCCGCCCCGCGCCCGTGCGTGTGCAACCCCAGGCCGAGGCTGCGCCCCAGGCGGCCGTGTCGCCGTCGGTGCCGCGGGCAGTCTGGAACATCAAGGACGGCCCCGAGCCGCTCAGGCCATCGCAACTGTTGCCTCAGGCCGAGGACGACTGGGCACGGCTGGTGTCGCAACTGCCGGTGGGGGGCCTGTTGCGCCAGCTGGCCATGCACAGCACCCTGGAGCGAGACGGCGAGCGGTGGCAGTTGTGGCTGCGCCCGCAGCACAAGCATCTGCTGAGCGACAAGACCCGGGAAGAGCTGCAAGCCATGCTGGTTGAGCACCTGGGCAGGCCCGTTACCCTGAGCGTGGCCCTGGGCGAGCAGGGTCAGACTCCGGCCGAGGTGGAGCAGCAGCTCTACCTGGCGGCGCGGGCGCGAGCCAGAGATGAAATCGAGGCCGATGATGCGGTACAATTCCTTATCTCGCGTTTTGCTGCCGAGCTGGATGTCGACAGCATCGAGCCCATGGCGCATGTATCAACCCATCAATAA
- a CDS encoding YbaB/EbfC family nucleoid-associated protein, with amino-acid sequence MFGKGGLGNIMKQAQQMQEKMQKLQEELAQMEVVGEAGAGLVKVTMTGSHSVRRVELDDSLLEDDKELLEDLLAAAVNDAVRRIEEQNKARMGELTGGMQLPPGFKMPF; translated from the coding sequence ATGTTTGGTAAAGGTGGACTTGGCAATATCATGAAACAGGCCCAGCAGATGCAGGAAAAAATGCAGAAGCTGCAGGAAGAGCTGGCCCAGATGGAAGTGGTGGGTGAGGCCGGTGCCGGCCTGGTGAAGGTCACCATGACTGGCAGCCACTCGGTACGCCGGGTTGAGCTGGACGACAGCCTGCTGGAAGACGACAAGGAGCTGCTGGAAGATCTGCTGGCCGCCGCCGTCAACGACGCCGTGCGCCGCATTGAAGAGCAGAACAAGGCCCGCATGGGCGAGCTCACCGGCGGCATGCAGCTGCCCCCTGGCTTTAAAATGCCGTTCTAA
- the recR gene encoding recombination mediator RecR codes for MRFSPLLDELIKSLQVLPGVGPKSAQRMAFALLERQRAGGRKLAHVLEQALDNIGHCRQCRTFTEEDICTICASPKRAISGQLCVVESPADVVAIEQTGQYQGRYFVLMGHLSPLDGVGPEDLGLDVLENWLAAEHFSELILATNPTVEGEATAYFIADIARSHGVAVSRIAHGVPIGGELELVDGNTLSHSLMGRKAFTD; via the coding sequence ATGCGTTTCAGCCCGTTACTGGATGAATTGATCAAAAGCCTGCAGGTGTTGCCGGGTGTGGGGCCCAAATCGGCCCAGCGCATGGCCTTTGCCCTGCTGGAGCGCCAGCGCGCCGGTGGCCGCAAGCTGGCCCACGTGCTGGAGCAGGCGCTCGATAACATCGGCCATTGCCGCCAGTGCCGCACCTTCACCGAAGAAGACATCTGCACCATTTGTGCCAGCCCCAAGCGGGCGATCAGTGGTCAGTTGTGTGTGGTGGAAAGCCCCGCCGACGTGGTGGCCATTGAGCAGACCGGCCAGTACCAGGGCCGTTATTTTGTGCTGATGGGGCACTTGTCGCCGCTGGACGGCGTGGGCCCGGAAGATCTGGGGCTGGACGTGCTCGAAAACTGGCTGGCCGCCGAACACTTCAGCGAGCTGATCCTGGCCACCAACCCCACGGTGGAAGGGGAAGCCACCGCCTACTTTATTGCCGATATCGCCCGAAGCCACGGCGTGGCGGTGAGCCGCATCGCCCACGGCGTGCCCATTGGCGGCGAGCTGGAGCTGGTAGACGGCAATACCCTGAGCCATTCCTTGATGGGCAGAAAGGCCTTCACCGACTAA